One window of the Anopheles cruzii chromosome 2, idAnoCruzAS_RS32_06, whole genome shotgun sequence genome contains the following:
- the LOC128277742 gene encoding UPF0389 protein CG9231, with amino-acid sequence MNYLRTACEIARRSATGLQHKPARTTLFQSRSARAFCSQVEPKQTPKPSPTIGNGPKLSTHTHSPNNLEKRMLVFTKRYKSLDEVPSFVSQETMERVRNQVRIKIANYMMIATAIGCIIMVISGKQAQERGESVSQMNLDWHKEYNEKARQEYEASLAAEAKK; translated from the exons ATGAACTACTTGCGCACAGCATGCGAAATCGCACGTAGGTCCGCCACTGGCCTGCAGCATAAGCCGGCAAGGACGACGTTGTTTCAGTCACGTAGCGCCCGTGCGTTCTGTTCCCAGGTAGAACCAAAGCAGACGCCCAAACCGAGCCCTACGATTGGCAATGGGCCGAAACTGAGTACACATACCCACTCTCCAAACAACTTGGAAAAACGTATGCTTGTGTTTACGAAACGATACAAATCGTTGGATGAAGTGCCCAGCTTCGTCAG CCAAGAAACTATGGAGCGGGTCCGGAATCAGGTGCGCATCAAGATCGCCAATTACATGATGATTGCGACGGCGATCGGTTGCATCATTATGGTGATCAGCGGGAAGCAGGCACAGGAGCGAGGAGAGTCCGTGTCCCAGATGAACCTTGACTGGCACAAGGAGTACAACGAGAAGGCTCGCCAAGAGTACGAGGCTTCCCTGGCGGCCGAagcgaaaaagtga